From Granulimonas faecalis:
GCGGAGGGCGGGGACGGCGGCGTCGAAGTCGTCGGCGCCCACCTCGTCGAGACGGGCCTCCCCGAAGGCGGCAGCCACGGCCTGCATCTCCTGGGGCACGGCGGCGTACTCGTCGGTGAAGGCCGCGTGGTCGCAGCCCACCTCCACGAGGCAGAGGGCGTAGCCGTGGTCGGCGAAGTCGAAGGCGAGGCTCCGGCAACCGGGCTCCCCCTCGTCGGCGAAGTCCAGGTTGGCGAGACCGCCCACGGCGATGGAGAGCTGGTCCATGAGGCCGCAGGGCTTGCCGAAGTAGCGGTTCTCGGCCGCCTGGCCCATGCGCGCCAGCTCCACGGCGCCCACCTCGCGGCCCTCCCAGAGCAGCTCCATGGCCCGCCCGAGGGCGAGCTCGAGGGCCGCCGACGACGACAGGCCGCCGCCGGCGGGGATGTCGCTGTCCATGACGATGTCGAAGCCGGCCGGCTCGCGACCGGTGGCGGCCATGCACGCCGCCATGCCTCGCACGATGCCGGCGGTGGTGACGCGCTCGTCGGCCCGGGGCTCGAGGGAGTCGAGCGAGACCTCCACGGGGTCGAACCCCGCGCTCGTCACGCGGATGACGTCGAGGCCGTTCGCGGCCGCCACGCCCACGATGGCGCGGTCGAGGGCGCCGGCGATCACCTCTCCCCCCTCGTGGTCGGTATGGTTGCCGGCGATCTCGGAGCGGGCCGGGGCCACCGCGAGGACGCGGGGCGCGTCTGAGGAGCCGTAGGCGGCGTCAAAGACCTCCTGGAGACGCTCGATGCGGCGCGGGTCGATCATGGTTCTCCTCATCTCAGGGTCGGGTGACCGAGAAGGCGTAGACGGCCCCCTCGTCGTAGGGCTGCCCCTCGTCGCAGACGGGGACGGGAAACGCCGGGTGGTGCGGCGTGTCGGGGAAGTACTGCGGCTCCAGGGCCACGCCGCTGCGCGGGCCGTAGGACGCGCCGTCCTTGGCGCCCGCGACGTCGAGCCAGTTGCCCGTGTAGAGCTGCACGCCGGGCAGTGTGGTCGAGAGCTCGAGCACCCGCCCCGACTCCCCCTCGAGCCGGGCCACGGGACGCAGCCGGCCGTCGGGGGCCCAGCCGCCCACCGCGAGGTTGCGGTCGAACCCGCGGCCCCACGCCACCTGGTCGCAGGGGTCGTCCACCCCGACGCCCAGGGCCTTCCCCCCGGTGAAGTCGAAGGGCGTCCCCTCCACGGGCACCACCTCTCCCGTGGGGAGGCTCTGGGCGTCGGCCGGCGTGAACGCGGGGCAGGCGAGGGTGAGCCGGTG
This genomic window contains:
- a CDS encoding galactokinase; the encoded protein is MIDPRRIERLQEVFDAAYGSSDAPRVLAVAPARSEIAGNHTDHEGGEVIAGALDRAIVGVAAANGLDVIRVTSAGFDPVEVSLDSLEPRADERVTTAGIVRGMAACMAATGREPAGFDIVMDSDIPAGGGLSSSAALELALGRAMELLWEGREVGAVELARMGQAAENRYFGKPCGLMDQLSIAVGGLANLDFADEGEPGCRSLAFDFADHGYALCLVEVGCDHAAFTDEYAAVPQEMQAVAAAFGEARLDEVGADDFDAAVPALRERLGDRAVLRALHYWREDSLVAARWEALTDGDMDRFLELTRESGASSAMFLQNVSAPGAYQPAMVALALAERLLAGRGACRIHGGGFGGSIQAFVPLDAVDGFRSAMDGWLGDGACQVYGISEEGARASWL